One Aegilops tauschii subsp. strangulata cultivar AL8/78 chromosome 7, Aet v6.0, whole genome shotgun sequence genomic window carries:
- the LOC109731511 gene encoding protein FMP32, mitochondrial, with translation MAAAAAAACRRGLFLHNHHHQWPTRWAGPAAARSISQLVKTNGRRAFLVDTLALVRKLESQGVPTKQAEAITSAITEVLNDSLESISESFVSKAEMQKSEMLQEANISKFKSQVQSSQENHFSLLQRETEKLRGDIDKMRSELKYEIDKVTAGQRLDLNLERGRIRDELAKQNEETTDLTTKLDKEIHSLKAQLEAAKYDVIKYCIGTIVSISAVGLAVLRIVM, from the exons ATGGCCGCAGCGGCCGCCGCGGCGTGCAGGCGCGGCCTGTTCCTGcacaaccaccaccaccagtggccGACGCGGtgggccggccccgccgccgcccgcagcatCTCGCAGCTCGTCAAGACCAACGGCCGCCGCGCCTTCCTCGTCGACACCCTCGCCCTG gtgaggaagctggagtcGCAGGGCGTCCCGACCAAGCAGGCGGAGGCCATCACGTCCGCCATCACCGAGGTCCTCAACGACAGCCTCGAGAGCATCTCTGAGTCCTTCGTCTCCAAGGCCGAGATGCAGAAG AGTGAGATGCTGCAGGAGGCCAATATCTCCAAGTTCAAGTCGCAAGTGCAGAGCTCGCAG GAAAACCATTTCTCTTTGTTACAGCGGGAGACTGAAAAACTCCGTGGAGACATTGATAAGATGAGGAGTGAACTGAA GTATGAGATTGACAAGGTCACTGCAGGGCAGCGGTTGGATCTGAACCTTGAAAGAGG GCGCATACGTGATGAGCTCGCCAAGCAGAATGAAGAAACCACAGATCTCACCACAAAGCTTGACAAG GAAATTCATTCACTGAAGGCCCAGCTGGAGGCAGCAAAGTATGATGTCATCAAATACTGCATAGGTACCATCGTTTCGATATCAGCCGTTGGACTCGCCGTTCTCCGCATCGTGATGTGA